A portion of the Moraxella ovis genome contains these proteins:
- a CDS encoding 3-oxoacyl-ACP reductase — MSDRYGELVQSPLGKKVAKNLGLPLPTRLDRYEVGQPIIRGEVVLGVAAGEDASVGDAIRETLTALDAKITIQDKLEAKLSDENARFKVAIFDASNIKDVDGLKQVYEFFHVIARRIKPSGRIIIVARPDCCTGDDIGFALAQRALLGFAKSVAKEFKKGITANVLYTQVGAEAHLDHALKFFMSAKSAYVSGQPIYIKTGGVINAGESSDAKPLLGRKILVTGASRGIGASVAEVLARDGAELYCLDVPQSLADLQVVAGNLGARALPLDITADNAASEILSECGVLDGIVHNAGVTRDKTLANMSEDKWDLVLNINLKAIHDINEYLIANNGLGDDARMVCVSSISGIAGNLGQTNYAMSKAGVIGLVEATAKTFKDTNKTINAVAPGFIETKMTSLMPFAIREAGRRMNSMSQGGEPIDVAETISWLLSPKAAGLNGNIVRVCGQSVLGA, encoded by the coding sequence ATGAGTGATCGTTACGGTGAATTGGTACAATCGCCACTGGGTAAAAAAGTCGCTAAAAATCTGGGTTTGCCACTACCGACCAGACTGGACCGCTACGAGGTGGGACAGCCCATCATTCGTGGCGAGGTGGTGCTTGGCGTGGCGGCAGGCGAGGATGCTTCGGTTGGTGATGCGATTCGTGAGACATTGACCGCCCTAGATGCTAAGATCACCATACAAGACAAGCTTGAAGCCAAGCTTAGCGATGAGAATGCACGATTTAAGGTGGCGATCTTTGATGCGAGCAACATCAAGGACGTGGATGGCCTAAAGCAAGTCTATGAGTTCTTTCATGTGATTGCACGTCGTATCAAGCCATCAGGGCGTATTATTATCGTTGCACGTCCTGATTGCTGTACTGGTGATGATATTGGTTTTGCATTGGCTCAGCGTGCGCTGCTTGGCTTTGCCAAATCGGTTGCCAAAGAATTCAAAAAAGGCATCACAGCGAACGTCCTATATACACAGGTTGGTGCTGAAGCGCATTTAGATCACGCTCTAAAATTCTTCATGTCTGCCAAGTCCGCCTACGTGTCAGGTCAGCCAATCTATATCAAGACAGGCGGTGTCATTAATGCAGGTGAATCCAGCGATGCTAAGCCACTACTGGGTAGAAAAATCCTAGTGACGGGCGCATCTCGTGGCATCGGTGCTTCTGTGGCAGAAGTGTTGGCGCGCGATGGGGCGGAGTTGTACTGCCTAGACGTGCCACAGAGTCTGGCTGATCTTCAGGTCGTCGCAGGTAACTTGGGTGCGCGTGCGCTACCATTAGACATCACCGCTGATAATGCCGCAAGTGAGATCTTAAGTGAGTGTGGTGTGCTAGATGGCATCGTGCATAATGCAGGTGTGACGCGTGATAAGACCTTGGCGAACATGAGCGAAGATAAGTGGGATCTGGTGCTAAACATCAACCTAAAAGCAATCCATGACATCAATGAATATCTGATCGCTAATAATGGTCTTGGTGATGATGCGCGCATGGTATGTGTGTCGTCAATCTCAGGCATTGCGGGCAACCTTGGGCAGACCAACTATGCCATGAGTAAGGCGGGTGTGATCGGACTGGTTGAAGCAACCGCCAAAACCTTTAAAGACACCAACAAAACAATCAACGCTGTCGCTCCTGGATTCATCGAGACGAAGATGACAAGCTTGATGCCATTTGCCATCAGAGAGGCAGGGCGCCGTATGAACTCAATGAGTCAAGGCGGTGAACCTATCGACGTGGCAGAGACCATCTCTTGGCTGTTATCTCCAAAGGCTGCAGGGCTTAATGGCAACATCGTACGCGTCTGTGGACAAAGCGTGCTTGGTGCGTAA
- a CDS encoding MaoC/PaaZ C-terminal domain-containing protein, translating into MAEQHFKELPKMHTTYANVIKSLIPIGDNKATTLPESVYQVDSLAIDEHNLKEYRKICGFINDGRVPPTYFAVLSQTLQMNMMAKPDFPFAMLGLVHIENSVTQHRIIYDSETVALTVRLDNLKAHDKGQQFDFITTVTIDDELVWEGVSTYLSRQKKTAEERARAKSIEEPQPRLEADENHWAELINIPEDIGRRYAFVSGDFNLIHLHPLSARAFGFPRAIAHGMWSKAASIAQFHDLPKAYRVDVSFKTPIFLPSKIDFVARAETDGRQFALYAAGTDKPHLLGRITFL; encoded by the coding sequence ATGGCAGAACAACATTTTAAAGAATTGCCAAAAATGCACACCACTTATGCCAATGTCATCAAAAGCCTGATCCCTATTGGCGATAATAAGGCGACGACATTACCAGAATCGGTGTATCAGGTGGACAGCCTTGCTATTGATGAGCATAACTTAAAGGAATATCGCAAGATCTGTGGCTTTATTAATGATGGACGTGTGCCGCCGACTTATTTTGCGGTGCTGTCTCAGACGTTGCAGATGAATATGATGGCTAAGCCCGATTTTCCTTTTGCGATGCTTGGTCTTGTGCATATCGAGAACAGTGTTACGCAGCATCGTATCATCTATGACAGCGAGACCGTCGCACTTACCGTTCGTCTTGACAACCTAAAGGCGCACGACAAAGGACAACAGTTCGACTTCATCACGACGGTGACCATCGATGATGAGCTGGTCTGGGAAGGGGTATCGACTTATCTGTCACGCCAAAAAAAGACCGCCGAAGAGCGTGCCCGAGCCAAATCCATCGAAGAGCCGCAGCCACGACTAGAAGCTGATGAGAATCATTGGGCGGAGCTCATTAACATCCCAGAAGACATCGGGCGCCGCTATGCTTTCGTGTCAGGCGATTTTAATTTGATTCATCTTCATCCGTTGTCAGCGCGTGCGTTCGGCTTCCCCAGAGCGATTGCGCATGGCATGTGGTCGAAGGCGGCGAGCATTGCTCAGTTCCATGATCTGCCTAAGGCTTATCGTGTGGATGTGTCTTTTAAGACGCCAATTTTCTTGCCATCTAAGATTGACTTCGTGGCACGCGCAGAGACCGATGGCCGTCAGTTTGCACTGTATGCTGCTGGCACGGACAAGCCGCACTTATTAGGTCGCATTACATTCTTATAA
- a CDS encoding serine hydrolase domain-containing protein: protein MTDWQDFSDVLKSLRFNDAPVGGALVIYQDGDEVVNTAVGQALPGQSWSDTTLSVNFSIGKGVMATLVAILVSKGLLDYDVPIARYWEEFGANGKQNITLRHILTHTSGLFNITTLTQSLDDLLDWQAMGELVASMTIDTPRGQEVHNYSSAYSALVSGWVLGHVVECVTNLSLQEALDEYLAVPLGIQGQLYYGAPSDKVGQVAKPVRYFDGAPSAKRKPTLKPDTPLILETLANLPVSPLWQNALGDTPVGTASVNKLYFDTSKMNLANYKNALMPNGRDGVEYHHPDVLQAIIPAANGISTARALATIYAMHANGGKWQGDALITPEVMRDLRVIRVDGFDAVMPANMLWRTGFHRVFSLQNAPNAYGHMGYNGSVAFCDPDRKLAFAFIHNFDTTMLNDVRQFALSEMAIGLA from the coding sequence ATGACAGATTGGCAAGATTTTTCTGATGTTTTGAAGAGTTTGCGGTTCAATGATGCACCTGTGGGCGGTGCGCTTGTGATTTATCAAGATGGTGACGAAGTTGTAAACACCGCTGTTGGACAAGCGCTGCCAGGTCAGTCATGGTCCGATACCACGTTGTCAGTGAACTTTTCGATTGGAAAAGGGGTCATGGCGACATTAGTGGCGATCTTGGTGTCTAAGGGTTTGCTTGATTATGATGTGCCGATCGCTCGTTATTGGGAGGAATTTGGCGCTAATGGTAAACAAAACATCACGCTGCGCCACATATTAACGCACACGTCAGGGCTGTTTAATATCACAACACTCACGCAGTCGCTTGATGATTTACTTGATTGGCAAGCGATGGGTGAGCTTGTGGCAAGCATGACTATAGATACCCCGCGCGGTCAAGAGGTGCATAATTATTCCAGCGCCTACAGCGCTCTTGTCTCAGGGTGGGTGCTTGGTCATGTGGTGGAATGCGTGACGAATCTTAGCTTGCAAGAAGCGCTTGATGAATATCTGGCAGTACCGCTGGGCATTCAAGGACAGTTGTATTATGGTGCGCCCAGCGATAAAGTGGGGCAGGTCGCTAAGCCGGTACGTTATTTTGATGGCGCACCAAGTGCCAAAAGAAAACCCACTTTAAAGCCTGATACGCCCTTGATACTAGAGACATTAGCAAATCTACCCGTCTCGCCACTGTGGCAAAATGCGCTGGGCGATACACCAGTCGGGACGGCAAGTGTTAATAAGCTGTATTTTGATACTTCAAAAATGAACTTGGCAAATTACAAAAACGCACTCATGCCAAACGGGCGAGATGGTGTGGAATATCATCATCCTGATGTGTTGCAAGCCATCATTCCTGCAGCGAATGGCATCTCGACGGCGCGGGCATTGGCAACCATCTATGCCATGCATGCCAATGGCGGCAAGTGGCAGGGTGATGCGTTGATCACGCCCGAGGTGATGAGAGACTTGCGCGTGATTCGAGTGGATGGCTTCGATGCGGTGATGCCCGCCAACATGCTGTGGCGTACGGGCTTTCATCGGGTATTTAGCCTGCAAAATGCACCGAACGCTTATGGGCACATGGGTTATAATGGCTCGGTGGCGTTCTGCGACCCTGATCGCAAGCTGGCTTTTGCATTCATTCATAATTTTGACACCACGATGCTAAATGACGTGCGCCAGTTTGCTCTGTCAGAGATGGCGATAGGCTTGGCTTGA
- the hpt gene encoding hypoxanthine phosphoribosyltransferase: MNVMISQEEIANKVKELGAAIDAHYANSDRELVLVGLLRGSVIFMADLCRAIDKPHELDFMTVSSYINKTTVSSGDVKIVKDLDSEIKGKDVLIVEDIIDSGRTLSKVVEILKTREPNSIELCTLVSKPSRREIQMDVGFLGFEVEDKFIVGYGLDYDQKYRHVPFIGEIGL, encoded by the coding sequence ATGAACGTGATGATTTCACAAGAAGAAATCGCAAATAAAGTCAAAGAACTGGGCGCGGCGATTGATGCACACTATGCTAACAGCGACCGAGAGTTGGTGTTGGTCGGCCTGCTACGCGGTTCGGTGATTTTTATGGCGGATCTTTGCCGTGCCATCGATAAGCCGCATGAGCTTGATTTCATGACAGTATCCAGCTACATCAATAAGACCACGGTGTCATCAGGTGATGTCAAAATCGTCAAGGATCTAGACAGTGAGATCAAGGGCAAGGACGTGCTGATCGTCGAAGACATCATAGATTCGGGTCGTACACTGTCTAAGGTGGTCGAGATTCTAAAGACTCGCGAGCCCAATTCTATTGAGCTGTGCACATTGGTAAGCAAGCCATCGCGCCGCGAGATTCAGATGGATGTTGGATTCTTAGGCTTTGAAGTGGAAGATAAATTTATCGTGGGCTACGGTCTAGATTACGACCAAAAATACCGCCACGTACCTTTTATTGGTGAGATCGGTCTGTAA
- the ilvD gene encoding dihydroxy-acid dehydratase — protein sequence MPVYRSKTSTSGRNMAGARALWRATGMTDGDFNKPIIAIANSFTQFVPGHVHLKDMGQLVAREIEKAGGIAKEFNTIAVDDGIAMGHGGMLYSLPSRDLIADSVEYMVNAHCADALVCISNCDKITPGMLMAAMRLNIPVVFVSGGPMEAGKVLANDTHDGHMVHETVTDDSGQKIRKLDLVDAMIDAADDLISDEDVANVERSACPTCGSCSGMFTANSMNCLTEALGLSLPGNGSLLATHAKRKELFLEAGRLIVELAKRHYEQDDYSVLPRSIATKEAFENAMSLDIAMGGSTNTILHLLAAANEAGVDFKMADIDRLSRQVPCLSKVAPATQKYHMEDVHRAGGVIGILAELDRAGLLKTNVPTVHSPTLADALSKWDVMNADNQTARDLYIAAPGGVRTTQAFSQNREWGNLDLNRESGCIRAKEFAYSQDGGLAVLFGNIAERGCVVKTAGVDESILKFTGRARIFESQDSAVEAILADQIVAGDIVIIRYEGPKGGPGMQEMLYPTSYLKSKGLGKACALLTDGRFSGGTSGLSIGHASPEAAEGGAIGLVEEFDVIQIDIPNRSIHLDVSDEELARRRAAMNERGSQAWKPVNRERHVSQALRAYAAMATSADTGAVRDVSQVER from the coding sequence ATGCCAGTTTATCGTTCAAAAACCTCCACATCAGGTCGCAACATGGCAGGCGCACGTGCTTTATGGCGCGCCACAGGCATGACAGACGGCGATTTTAATAAGCCAATCATCGCTATCGCCAACTCATTCACTCAATTCGTTCCTGGTCACGTCCACCTTAAAGATATGGGTCAGCTTGTCGCCCGCGAGATCGAAAAAGCCGGCGGCATCGCCAAAGAATTCAACACCATCGCGGTCGATGACGGTATTGCGATGGGCCATGGCGGCATGCTGTATAGCTTGCCTAGCCGTGATTTGATCGCGGACAGCGTAGAATACATGGTGAACGCACACTGTGCAGACGCCCTAGTATGTATCTCAAACTGTGACAAAATCACCCCAGGTATGCTGATGGCTGCCATGCGACTAAACATCCCTGTGGTGTTTGTGTCAGGCGGTCCGATGGAGGCTGGTAAGGTATTGGCAAACGATACGCATGATGGTCACATGGTGCATGAGACCGTTACCGACGACAGCGGTCAAAAAATCCGCAAGCTTGATCTGGTCGATGCGATGATTGATGCGGCGGATGATCTGATCAGCGACGAAGACGTGGCAAATGTTGAGCGTTCTGCTTGCCCGACATGCGGTTCTTGCTCTGGCATGTTCACCGCAAACTCCATGAACTGCCTAACCGAAGCGCTTGGCCTATCTTTGCCTGGTAACGGTTCACTACTAGCGACGCACGCCAAGCGTAAAGAGCTGTTCTTAGAAGCAGGCCGCCTGATCGTTGAGCTTGCCAAGCGCCATTACGAACAAGACGACTATTCTGTACTGCCAAGAAGCATCGCCACCAAAGAGGCCTTTGAAAATGCCATGAGCCTTGATATTGCCATGGGTGGTAGCACCAATACGATTCTACACCTTTTGGCAGCAGCCAATGAAGCAGGTGTTGACTTTAAGATGGCGGATATTGATCGTCTGTCTCGTCAAGTACCATGCCTATCTAAAGTCGCTCCCGCCACCCAAAAATACCACATGGAAGACGTACACCGCGCAGGTGGCGTGATTGGTATTTTGGCGGAGCTTGACCGCGCAGGACTACTCAAGACCAATGTTCCGACCGTACACAGCCCAACATTGGCAGACGCCCTTAGCAAATGGGATGTCATGAATGCTGACAATCAGACCGCTCGCGATCTTTATATCGCTGCCCCTGGTGGCGTGCGCACCACTCAAGCCTTTAGTCAAAACAGAGAATGGGGCAATCTTGACCTTAACCGCGAATCCGGCTGTATCCGCGCCAAAGAATTTGCGTATTCACAGGACGGTGGTCTGGCGGTATTATTTGGCAATATCGCTGAACGCGGCTGTGTGGTTAAGACCGCCGGCGTGGATGAGAGCATTCTTAAATTCACAGGGCGTGCACGAATCTTTGAAAGTCAAGATTCTGCTGTAGAAGCCATACTTGCTGATCAAATCGTCGCAGGCGACATCGTCATCATCCGCTACGAAGGTCCAAAAGGTGGGCCTGGCATGCAAGAGATGCTTTATCCAACCAGCTACCTAAAATCAAAAGGTCTTGGTAAAGCCTGTGCACTACTGACAGATGGTCGCTTCTCAGGTGGCACATCTGGTCTGTCTATCGGTCACGCCAGCCCTGAAGCTGCCGAAGGCGGTGCGATTGGACTGGTGGAAGAGTTTGACGTCATTCAGATCGACATTCCAAATCGCAGCATTCATCTAGATGTATCAGATGAGGAGCTTGCGCGTCGTCGTGCCGCCATGAATGAGCGTGGCAGTCAAGCATGGAAGCCTGTCAATCGTGAACGCCACGTCTCTCAAGCCCTACGCGCCTATGCCGCGATGGCAACCAGTGCTGACACAGGCGCAGTGCGTGATGTCAGCCAAGTCGAACGCTGA
- a CDS encoding BCCT family transporter, with protein sequence MADGLDIQRFLVFPKVSRPVFIVSMLLIVLFIVFGTLFTELAGQIFGDLQAFITERFGFMFIILMNAALVFCVYVALSRYGDIRLGQQTEMPEYGFGSWIGMLFSAGIGIGLLYWGTAEPLYHFVQPPTAEPSTIESAKEAMQVSFLHWGLHAWAVYAVVALSLAYFHYRRGLPLSIRSVLFPIIGKNIYGKWGHAVDILAVFGTMFGVVTSLGLGVMQLETGLGLLFGIEPSLVFKIALIAAITACAAFSVMAGLDKGVKRLSDITIIGTIIMLVFMMVAGPTQFILDSFVENIGNYAGNLITLGLWNEAFVATNWQASWTIFYWAWWVSWSPFVGIFIARISRGRTIREFVFGVLFVPMLLLFLWFTTFGGVAISMELSGGYGLSTAVLADTGSAIFKFIEYYPFTQGLVVVILTMIVLWFVTSADSASLVVDMLTAGGNTNPPKIQRLFWVTSEGIIAAILLAAGGLSALQAAAIVAGLPFALVIFVMMYCLIRGLGRDRLTLYRNTQWYITEESAEHNSANEMVDEHLLPTHPPSKVDND encoded by the coding sequence ATGGCGGATGGATTGGATATTCAGCGGTTTTTGGTTTTTCCAAAGGTAAGCCGCCCTGTATTTATTGTATCGATGCTATTGATTGTCTTATTTATTGTATTTGGTACGCTGTTTACTGAGCTTGCTGGGCAGATATTTGGTGATTTGCAGGCATTTATTACCGAGCGCTTTGGGTTCATGTTTATTATTTTGATGAATGCAGCGCTCGTTTTTTGTGTGTATGTGGCACTAAGTCGATATGGTGACATTCGACTTGGGCAGCAGACTGAGATGCCTGAGTATGGCTTTGGCTCATGGATTGGCATGCTGTTCTCGGCGGGCATCGGCATTGGACTTCTGTACTGGGGTACGGCTGAGCCTTTGTATCATTTCGTGCAGCCGCCGACCGCAGAGCCTAGCACGATTGAGAGCGCCAAAGAAGCGATGCAGGTGTCATTCTTGCATTGGGGGCTGCATGCGTGGGCGGTATATGCGGTGGTCGCGCTGTCGCTTGCGTATTTTCACTATCGCCGTGGGTTGCCATTGTCGATACGCTCTGTGCTCTTTCCGATCATCGGTAAGAACATCTATGGCAAGTGGGGTCATGCGGTGGATATCTTGGCGGTGTTTGGTACGATGTTTGGTGTGGTGACGTCGCTGGGTCTTGGGGTGATGCAGCTTGAGACGGGACTTGGTTTGTTATTTGGTATTGAGCCAAGTTTGGTGTTTAAGATTGCGCTGATTGCAGCGATCACCGCTTGTGCTGCGTTCTCTGTGATGGCGGGTCTGGATAAAGGCGTAAAGCGTCTTAGTGACATCACCATCATCGGCACGATCATCATGCTTGTCTTTATGATGGTCGCAGGACCGACACAGTTCATTTTGGATAGTTTTGTTGAGAATATCGGTAACTATGCTGGCAATCTGATTACGCTTGGACTTTGGAACGAAGCGTTCGTGGCTACCAATTGGCAGGCGTCATGGACGATTTTCTATTGGGCTTGGTGGGTGAGTTGGTCACCATTTGTGGGGATTTTTATCGCTCGCATCAGTCGTGGCCGTACGATTCGTGAGTTTGTCTTTGGGGTGTTGTTTGTGCCGATGCTACTATTGTTCTTATGGTTTACGACCTTTGGCGGCGTGGCGATCAGCATGGAGCTCTCAGGTGGCTACGGCCTATCAACAGCGGTGCTGGCCGATACAGGCAGCGCGATTTTTAAATTCATTGAATACTATCCATTCACCCAAGGTCTGGTGGTGGTGATATTGACGATGATCGTTCTGTGGTTCGTTACCAGTGCTGACAGTGCAAGCTTGGTCGTTGATATGCTGACGGCAGGCGGTAATACCAACCCGCCAAAGATTCAGCGATTATTCTGGGTGACTTCTGAAGGTATCATCGCGGCGATTTTGTTGGCGGCAGGGGGTTTATCTGCCCTACAAGCAGCTGCGATCGTTGCAGGCTTACCGTTTGCTTTGGTGATTTTTGTGATGATGTATTGTCTGATTCGCGGGCTTGGTCGTGACCGATTGACCTTGTATCGTAACACACAATGGTACATCACCGAGGAGTCAGCCGAGCATAACAGTGCCAATGAAATGGTGGATGAGCATCTATTGCCAACCCACCCGCCTTCAAAAGTAGATAATGACTGA
- a CDS encoding AI-2E family transporter gives MIKAHRINIFMVFAVIFLAMSLYFLTRVWLMVFGAILVAVLLLGLSDYLKRAPKIGKFMRKLPHALSVGLVALMLLLVVSGFLAMFGSDLVNQFEDLKNMTPRAMQSINDYLKSYPVIYDWVAQSKWMQEFIADPAEFLSQYTGDVLGIVPVMVSGLFGGIGSFLIILLVGLFLALTPDVYTKSFVTLVPKQHRDKARYLLKSSYQALRRWLVGQFAVMAFVGVATVIALWLMGIPFALALGVIAFVFDFVPVLGPWLSAVPILLVTLIVAPDMLLWALLMIIVVQQLESYVVAPVVQQRLIDLPPVALLLSQIIMGSLTGILGVALAMPLIVGLIVWVQILYVKFTLKDYSIKVMGQNEEDLERDPYYTPKDDQQLSLLKDD, from the coding sequence GTGATTAAGGCGCATAGAATAAATATCTTCATGGTATTTGCGGTTATTTTTTTGGCGATGAGTCTGTATTTTTTGACTCGAGTGTGGCTCATGGTGTTCGGTGCGATATTGGTGGCGGTGCTGCTGCTTGGACTGTCGGATTATCTTAAACGTGCGCCAAAGATAGGTAAATTCATGCGCAAACTTCCCCATGCCTTATCGGTGGGGTTGGTGGCGTTGATGCTCTTGTTGGTCGTATCGGGATTCTTGGCGATGTTTGGCTCGGATCTGGTAAATCAGTTCGAAGATCTTAAAAACATGACCCCCAGAGCCATGCAGAGTATCAATGACTACCTAAAAAGCTACCCTGTCATCTATGATTGGGTCGCCCAGAGCAAGTGGATGCAGGAGTTTATCGCTGATCCAGCGGAATTCTTATCACAATACACAGGCGATGTGCTGGGCATCGTGCCTGTGATGGTGTCAGGCTTATTCGGTGGGATCGGCTCGTTTTTGATTATTTTGTTGGTGGGGCTGTTCTTGGCGCTAACGCCGGACGTCTATACCAAGAGCTTCGTGACATTGGTGCCAAAACAGCACCGAGATAAAGCAAGATACCTCCTAAAAAGCAGCTATCAAGCACTGCGCCGCTGGTTAGTCGGTCAGTTTGCGGTGATGGCTTTTGTGGGCGTGGCGACAGTGATTGCGCTGTGGCTCATGGGTATTCCGTTTGCGCTGGCGCTTGGGGTGATTGCCTTTGTGTTTGATTTTGTGCCGGTGCTTGGACCATGGTTATCCGCGGTGCCGATTCTGCTTGTGACCTTGATTGTTGCGCCTGATATGCTGCTTTGGGCGCTGTTGATGATTATCGTGGTGCAGCAGCTTGAGAGCTATGTTGTTGCGCCTGTGGTGCAGCAGAGATTGATTGATTTACCGCCTGTGGCGCTGCTGCTGTCGCAGATCATCATGGGCTCGCTGACGGGCATTCTTGGGGTGGCGTTGGCGATGCCATTGATAGTTGGGCTGATCGTCTGGGTGCAGATTCTGTATGTCAAATTCACCCTAAAAGACTACAGTATTAAAGTCATGGGACAAAACGAAGAAGATCTCGAACGTGATCCTTATTACACACCTAAGGATGATCAGCAGTTATCATTATTAAAAGATGACTGA
- the nth gene encoding endonuclease III, translating into MSAPKREAFFEKLSEHIKEPVTELNYSSDFELLIAVMLSAQATDKSVNIATNKLFKVANTPKAILDLGVDGLKSYINSIGLYNSKAVNIIKTCQDLLDKHNGQVPRTRAELEALAGVGRKTANVVLNTAFGEPVMAVDTHIFRVGNRTGLATGKTVLAVEKALMSRIPTQFLVDAHHYLILHGRYTCMARSPKCGACVVFDECMFKDKEKWAGL; encoded by the coding sequence ATGTCAGCACCGAAACGCGAAGCTTTTTTTGAAAAATTGTCCGAACACATCAAAGAACCTGTGACTGAGCTGAATTATTCCTCGGATTTTGAGCTACTCATCGCGGTCATGCTGTCCGCCCAAGCCACCGACAAGAGCGTAAATATCGCAACCAACAAGCTGTTCAAGGTAGCCAACACACCCAAGGCAATCTTAGATCTGGGCGTCGATGGACTAAAAAGCTACATCAACTCAATCGGGCTTTATAATTCCAAGGCGGTCAACATCATCAAGACCTGTCAAGACCTACTGGATAAACACAACGGACAAGTGCCACGCACCAGAGCGGAGCTTGAAGCTTTGGCAGGCGTCGGTCGTAAAACAGCCAATGTCGTGCTAAATACCGCCTTTGGCGAGCCTGTGATGGCAGTGGATACGCATATTTTTCGAGTGGGTAACCGCACAGGGCTTGCCACTGGCAAGACCGTCCTAGCGGTCGAAAAAGCACTGATGAGTCGCATCCCCACCCAATTCCTGGTCGATGCTCACCACTATCTCATCCTGCACGGGCGCTATACCTGCATGGCGCGCAGCCCCAAGTGCGGTGCGTGTGTGGTGTTTGATGAATGCATGTTCAAAGACAAAGAAAAATGGGCGGGACTTTGA
- a CDS encoding 4'-phosphopantetheinyl transferase family protein, producing MIYLHHAPLTRILSLVPRRLSLDDTKAIRSYRHELLSQFCKLNDAPVPAYGRDELGKPICINIPNLSFNHSQCPTDYALAYSLDLPNVGVDIEHTSRVLNFEPLARRFYHPDEMARWLNSGDITEWFRIWTIKEAVLKACGLGMRMTLSELNAQFINDHQGVVSHERIGAYRFECVQVDGAMITVAYPSEYGTQDWQWA from the coding sequence ATGATTTATCTGCATCATGCGCCACTGACGCGCATCCTAAGCTTGGTCCCTAGACGCTTGTCTTTAGATGACACAAAGGCCATCAGAAGCTATCGACATGAATTATTAAGTCAATTTTGCAAGCTTAATGACGCGCCTGTGCCTGCATATGGCAGGGATGAATTGGGTAAGCCAATCTGTATCAACATCCCAAATCTGTCATTTAACCACAGTCAATGCCCTACCGATTATGCGCTGGCTTATAGCCTTGATTTGCCGAACGTTGGTGTGGACATTGAGCATACCAGCAGGGTGCTGAACTTTGAACCTCTAGCCAGACGTTTTTATCACCCGGATGAGATGGCAAGATGGCTAAACAGTGGAGATATCACGGAGTGGTTTCGTATTTGGACGATTAAGGAAGCCGTGCTCAAGGCATGCGGGCTTGGCATGCGTATGACGCTGAGCGAATTAAACGCGCAATTCATCAATGATCATCAGGGTGTAGTCAGTCATGAGCGAATCGGTGCGTATCGCTTCGAGTGCGTACAGGTGGATGGTGCGATGATTACGGTGGCATACCCAAGCGAATATGGCACGCAGGATTGGCAATGGGCTTAA